From Humisphaera borealis, the proteins below share one genomic window:
- a CDS encoding winged helix-turn-helix domain-containing protein, which yields MRKNGTRQEWDRVRSIAANMFEQDREPAEIAKDLRVDDQTVRAWRRAYRKGGRDALVSRKPPGRPSRLNEAQRKTLAGLLLKTPRECGFDKYLWTQQLIADLIEREFQVKYHHDHIGVMLKDMGFSHQKPQRRAREHDPVKVAAWRSELWPELLKKVSSPAE from the coding sequence ATGCGAAAGAATGGAACACGCCAGGAGTGGGATCGGGTCCGGAGCATCGCGGCCAACATGTTCGAGCAGGATCGCGAGCCGGCCGAAATCGCCAAAGACCTTCGGGTCGACGACCAGACCGTCCGAGCCTGGCGGCGGGCATACCGCAAGGGCGGCCGTGACGCACTGGTGTCGCGCAAACCACCCGGACGCCCGTCGCGGCTGAATGAGGCCCAGCGTAAGACTCTTGCCGGGTTGCTGCTCAAGACGCCCAGGGAGTGCGGATTCGACAAGTATCTCTGGACCCAACAGCTGATTGCCGACCTGATCGAGCGTGAGTTCCAGGTGAAGTACCACCACGACCACATCGGCGTCATGCTGAAAGACATGGGCTTTTCCCATCAGAAGCCCCAACGTCGGGCACGCGAGCACGACCCGGTGAAGGTGGCCGCCTGGCGGTCGGAGCTCTGGCCGGAACTTCTAAAAAAAGTATCGAGTCCGGCGGAGTGA
- a CDS encoding IS630 family transposase — translation MADEVGFMMTPNVKKTWAPIAQTPVVAYRNRRQQKVSVLGAVVLHAATAKIDLVCDFHPDSYVRGEQAAAFLHRVLVEYPEKTIDVVWDNLSAHKSPIVKELAAEYPRLRLHYLPTYAPQLNAVEGVWSLTKYHRMANHTIGELEKLHAEAKRHLDDVGGNQALLRSCFEGAELALNLSSAQ, via the coding sequence ATGGCCGACGAGGTCGGCTTCATGATGACGCCGAACGTCAAGAAGACTTGGGCCCCGATCGCTCAGACGCCGGTCGTCGCCTACCGCAATCGGCGGCAGCAGAAAGTCAGCGTGCTGGGGGCCGTGGTCTTGCACGCCGCCACGGCGAAGATCGATCTTGTGTGCGACTTCCATCCCGACAGCTACGTCCGCGGCGAGCAGGCGGCGGCGTTCCTGCACCGCGTGCTTGTCGAGTACCCCGAGAAAACGATCGATGTGGTCTGGGACAATCTTTCGGCACACAAGTCGCCGATCGTGAAGGAACTGGCGGCGGAGTACCCGCGTTTGAGGTTGCACTATCTGCCGACGTACGCGCCGCAGCTCAATGCGGTGGAAGGCGTATGGAGCCTGACGAAGTACCACCGGATGGCGAACCACACGATTGGGGAGTTGGAGAAACTTCACGCCGAGGCCAAGCGACACTTGGACGACGTAGGCGGCAATCAGGCGTTGCTCCGCTCGTGCTTCGAAGGCGCGGAACTCGCGCTAAACTTATCCAGCGCTCAGTAA